Proteins encoded in a region of the Halioglobus maricola genome:
- a CDS encoding HlyD family type I secretion periplasmic adaptor subunit has protein sequence MTEQQLADIAAKAQPEPRKGPGRRMADKVFAPWMKDPVPPAGWQQDAHRAYLEQQPLRARTLLYVVALIVVALVIWSSVAEIDEVTRGQGKVIPSRQVQVIQSQDGGVVTEILVREGDTVEKGQLMVRLDQTRSQSSLRENRADYQALAVKAARLRAVVDKTEFRPDPSLTAAVPRIVAQEQALYDSSRAELALEQEMVGEQLLQRREELVEVEAREYQAARSLQLTQRELNLTRPMVSSGAVSEVEILRLEREVNQLSGERKQAAAQISRIKSAIHEAEGKVAGVELEFVGEVREELADTLTRMNALREAGLGLSDRVKQTEVRSPVNGTVKQLYYHTIGGVVLAGKEIVEVVPADDTLLLEVRIRPKDIAFLVPGQPALVKFTAYDFVVYGGLDGVVEHIGADTVMDEEGNPFYEILVRTHEAGIADDKPIIPGMTVEADILTGKKTILAYLMKPVLRARQYAMTER, from the coding sequence ATGACTGAGCAGCAGCTGGCCGACATTGCCGCGAAAGCACAGCCCGAGCCGCGCAAGGGGCCGGGCAGGCGTATGGCCGATAAAGTTTTCGCGCCATGGATGAAAGACCCAGTTCCGCCTGCCGGCTGGCAGCAGGATGCCCATAGGGCGTATCTGGAACAGCAGCCCCTGCGTGCACGGACTCTGCTCTATGTCGTCGCACTTATCGTGGTGGCGCTTGTTATCTGGTCGTCCGTCGCCGAGATCGACGAGGTGACACGGGGCCAGGGCAAGGTCATTCCGTCCCGGCAGGTTCAGGTTATCCAGTCACAGGACGGCGGTGTAGTCACCGAAATTCTGGTGCGCGAGGGCGATACAGTTGAGAAAGGGCAGCTGATGGTGCGCCTCGATCAGACTCGCTCGCAGTCCTCGCTGCGCGAAAACCGCGCTGACTATCAAGCCCTTGCGGTGAAGGCTGCCCGTTTGCGGGCGGTGGTAGACAAGACTGAATTCCGGCCTGACCCGTCGCTGACGGCAGCGGTGCCGCGCATCGTTGCTCAGGAACAGGCACTGTACGATTCCAGCCGTGCGGAGTTGGCGCTGGAGCAGGAGATGGTGGGAGAGCAGTTGTTGCAGCGGCGCGAGGAATTGGTTGAAGTCGAGGCGAGAGAGTACCAGGCAGCGCGCTCTTTGCAGTTGACCCAGCGCGAGTTGAACCTGACGCGCCCCATGGTTTCCTCTGGCGCGGTGTCGGAAGTGGAAATTTTGCGCCTCGAGCGCGAGGTGAACCAACTCAGCGGCGAGCGCAAGCAGGCCGCGGCCCAGATCAGCAGGATCAAATCGGCGATTCACGAGGCCGAGGGTAAAGTCGCCGGAGTAGAGCTGGAGTTTGTTGGTGAGGTGCGTGAGGAGTTGGCCGACACGCTTACACGTATGAACGCCCTGCGCGAAGCCGGTCTGGGTTTGTCTGACAGAGTGAAGCAGACGGAGGTGCGGTCGCCGGTGAATGGCACGGTGAAGCAACTCTACTACCATACCATTGGCGGCGTGGTGCTGGCGGGCAAGGAAATTGTTGAGGTCGTGCCAGCAGACGACACGCTATTGCTGGAAGTGCGGATTCGGCCCAAGGATATTGCGTTCCTGGTACCGGGCCAGCCTGCGCTGGTGAAATTTACCGCTTACGACTTTGTGGTCTATGGCGGCCTCGACGGTGTGGTTGAGCATATCGGTGCGGATACAGTGATGGACGAGGAGGGAAATCCCTTTTACGAGATCCTGGTGCGCACCCACGAGGCGGGCATAGCCGACGACAAACCGATTATTCCCGGTATGACGGTAGAAGCAGATATTCTGACGGGTAAGAAAACCATACTTGCCTACCTGATGAAACCGGTCCTGCGGGCCAGGCAATACGCCATGACGGAGCGCTGA
- a CDS encoding type I secretion system permease/ATPase — MNHVDDPLLQCLLALCRYHGNASTAEAVMGGLPAHSGNLTPGLFERAASRVGLASRLVYRSPEEIEPALLPAVVLLNNERACLLLGWKKDGTFARVIYPELNESVVDVPREELLASSGDAVIVCRPRFKFDQRAPRTGTSERGHWFWDAMRANLPIYRDVLLAAFFINVFALALPLFTMNVYDRVVPNHAVETLWMLAAGVILVLIADITLRTMRGYFLDLASRRVDITLSAAIMEKVLGIRLENRPVSVGSYAVNLRSFETLRDFITSASVTTIIDIPFALIFIGVIAWIAWPVLIPIVIGLVIVLGFALSVQGKLKELAETTYRAGAMRNSTLIESLVGLDTIKAMGAESRTQRRWEETTSFLAHVAVQLRLLSTSAINVTQWSQQMVTMFVIVTGVYLITAGELSMGGLIACTMLSGRIMAPFGQTAGLITQYHNAEIALKTLDQVMDQPVERPPGAQFLSREMFRGEIEFKNVSFSYPGAEIESLSNVSFKVKPGEHVAILGRVGSGKSTLQKLAMGLYQPTEGSIMVDGIDLRQLDPTELRSRVGYVPQDVTLFYGSLRDNLTLANPQASDAALVRAVEIANLTGFVNRHPQGFDMLVGERGDSLSGGQRKSVALARGVINESPILLMDEPTGSMDHSTESAVKNKLAEFVDGRTWLVVTHRNSLLEMVDRIIVIDNGKLVADGPRESVVQALQQGKIGKAQ, encoded by the coding sequence ATGAACCACGTGGATGACCCGCTATTGCAGTGCCTGCTGGCACTGTGCCGCTATCATGGCAATGCCTCTACTGCCGAGGCTGTCATGGGCGGGCTGCCGGCGCACTCCGGCAACTTGACGCCTGGCCTCTTTGAGCGAGCGGCCAGTCGGGTGGGTTTGGCCAGTCGTCTGGTGTATCGCTCTCCAGAAGAGATTGAGCCAGCGCTGTTACCGGCCGTCGTGCTGCTGAACAACGAACGCGCCTGCCTGTTGCTGGGCTGGAAGAAAGACGGCACATTCGCGCGGGTCATCTACCCGGAGCTGAATGAGTCTGTGGTCGATGTGCCACGGGAGGAATTGCTGGCGTCTTCAGGGGATGCAGTCATTGTTTGCCGCCCCAGGTTCAAGTTTGACCAGCGCGCACCGCGCACGGGAACCTCGGAGCGCGGCCACTGGTTCTGGGATGCAATGCGCGCAAATCTCCCGATCTATCGGGATGTGTTGCTTGCGGCGTTTTTTATCAATGTCTTTGCCTTGGCGCTCCCGTTGTTCACCATGAACGTGTATGACCGGGTGGTGCCAAACCATGCGGTGGAGACATTGTGGATGTTGGCGGCCGGGGTCATTCTCGTGCTCATTGCCGATATCACCCTGCGCACCATGCGCGGGTACTTTCTCGATCTCGCCAGCCGCAGGGTGGACATCACGCTGTCCGCAGCGATTATGGAAAAGGTGCTGGGAATTCGGTTGGAGAACCGCCCAGTGTCAGTGGGTTCCTATGCGGTCAACCTGCGTTCATTCGAAACCCTGAGAGACTTCATCACCTCGGCCTCGGTGACGACGATTATCGATATACCGTTTGCGTTGATTTTCATCGGGGTCATCGCCTGGATCGCCTGGCCAGTGCTGATCCCTATAGTGATTGGCCTGGTCATCGTTCTCGGGTTCGCGCTGTCCGTGCAGGGCAAGCTCAAGGAACTGGCGGAAACGACATACCGTGCCGGGGCAATGCGCAACTCGACTCTGATCGAGTCACTCGTTGGGCTGGATACGATCAAGGCCATGGGTGCCGAGTCTCGCACCCAGCGCCGCTGGGAAGAGACCACCTCTTTTCTGGCGCATGTAGCAGTGCAATTGCGTCTGCTGTCTACATCGGCGATTAACGTGACCCAGTGGTCCCAGCAGATGGTGACGATGTTTGTCATCGTCACCGGGGTCTATCTGATTACCGCCGGTGAACTCAGCATGGGCGGGCTGATTGCCTGCACCATGTTATCCGGGCGGATCATGGCACCCTTTGGTCAGACAGCGGGCCTTATCACTCAGTACCACAACGCTGAAATTGCGCTGAAGACACTCGACCAGGTGATGGATCAGCCGGTGGAACGACCTCCGGGTGCACAGTTTCTGTCGCGGGAGATGTTCCGAGGCGAGATTGAATTCAAGAATGTTTCGTTCTCATACCCCGGTGCGGAAATCGAATCACTGAGCAATGTGTCCTTCAAAGTCAAACCCGGTGAGCACGTGGCTATTCTGGGGCGAGTGGGTTCTGGCAAGTCCACCTTACAGAAGCTTGCGATGGGCCTTTACCAGCCCACTGAAGGCTCGATCATGGTCGACGGGATCGATTTGCGTCAGTTGGATCCCACAGAACTTCGCTCCAGGGTGGGTTATGTGCCGCAGGACGTCACCCTGTTCTACGGCAGCTTGCGCGATAACCTGACGCTGGCGAATCCGCAGGCCTCGGATGCGGCCCTGGTGCGCGCCGTCGAGATAGCCAATCTGACGGGTTTCGTCAATCGCCATCCGCAGGGCTTCGACATGTTGGTAGGAGAGCGCGGAGATTCGCTGTCTGGCGGTCAGCGCAAATCGGTGGCCCTCGCGCGAGGTGTTATCAATGAATCGCCGATTCTGCTGATGGATGAACCTACAGGTTCAATGGACCACTCTACCGAGAGTGCAGTCAAGAACAAGCTGGCTGAGTTTGTCGACGGCCGAACGTGGCTGGTGGTGACTCACCGGAACTCCCTGCTGGAGATGGTAGACCGTATCATCGTGATCGATAACGGCAAACTCGTTGCTGATGGCCCTCGCGAGAGCGTGGTCCAGGCCCTGCAGCAGGGCAAAATAGGTAAGGCGCAATGA
- a CDS encoding response regulator transcription factor has product MEHLFVTAGGSIRERWRQAFPCAKLATRIGDIGAATSRARGIVWLDLSATAPADRAAQVADAVAFGWPVVVMSAAPGESEAFQFLNLGAVGYCHFGAAPEQLREIALVVEHGGFWMPPELMQRFLALSLRVVPPAAPSEPVLNELTSRELMVAEQVAHGASNREIAQTLNITERTVKAHLSAIFEKLSVRDRVQLALAMNNIPTYSTVN; this is encoded by the coding sequence ATGGAACACCTGTTCGTCACAGCTGGTGGAAGCATTCGGGAGCGCTGGCGCCAGGCCTTCCCGTGCGCCAAGCTGGCGACTCGCATAGGCGATATCGGAGCGGCTACCAGCCGCGCGCGGGGCATTGTGTGGCTGGACCTGTCGGCGACCGCGCCGGCTGATCGGGCGGCTCAGGTCGCGGACGCGGTGGCCTTCGGTTGGCCCGTGGTGGTGATGTCGGCGGCTCCGGGTGAGTCGGAGGCGTTCCAGTTCCTGAATCTCGGTGCGGTGGGCTACTGCCACTTTGGTGCCGCACCGGAGCAACTTCGTGAGATCGCACTGGTTGTGGAGCACGGGGGCTTCTGGATGCCGCCAGAGCTGATGCAGCGGTTCCTCGCGCTGTCGCTGCGTGTGGTGCCGCCTGCCGCACCCAGCGAGCCAGTACTGAATGAGCTCACCTCCCGTGAGTTAATGGTGGCGGAGCAAGTAGCTCACGGTGCCAGCAATCGGGAGATCGCACAGACGCTCAACATCACCGAGCGCACTGTAAAGGCCCATTTGTCCGCAATTTTCGAAAAATTATCAGTGCGCGACAGGGTCCAGTTGGCCCTGGCGATGAATAATATTCCGACCTACTCAACCGTAAATTAA